The Apium graveolens cultivar Ventura chromosome 11, ASM990537v1, whole genome shotgun sequence genome has a window encoding:
- the LOC141696854 gene encoding non-specific lipid-transfer protein Cw18-like: MARIAYLMMLTVMVVGAFMMVEQGEAFTCGTSQQERTKALCDPFHRGEVQDPSAECCSALKAFREMAKTREERRELCRCVQERANRNRAGVPGPEGRIPKIDALPGKCGLPFIYSADRKFDCNTVN; the protein is encoded by the exons GTTGACTGTAATGGTGGTAGGTGCTTTCATGATGGTGGAGCAAGGGGAAGCTTTTACATGCGGAACATCACAACAAGAACGTACCAAGGCACTCTGTGATCCATTTCACAGAGGTGAAGTGCAGGATCCATCTGCCGAGTGTTGCAGCGCATTGAAAGCATTCCGTGAAATGGCCAAGACTAGAGAAGAGAGGAGGGAGCTGTGTCGGTGTGTACAGGAACGTGCTAACAGGAACAGAGCTGGTGTTCCTGGTCCAGAGGGTCGTATTCCAAAAATCGATGCTCTCCCTGGAAAATGTGGACTTCCTTTCATTTACTCTGCTGATCGTAAATTCGACTGTAACAC CGTAAACTAA